Proteins found in one Acidobacteriota bacterium genomic segment:
- a CDS encoding sigma-70 family RNA polymerase sigma factor has translation MLRFNPTIKKTIVKTLQNKAHENPLHKITVEESRIDDLVQAVYLKLVQDNRQALRNFKNDFDPSIYSYLSVIAVNVVKDFFREVNAVKRPNLAVSLDALLGENGDNVLLGEGSRVEENQFAEMLNEEEQEAILQLIDEAFRLLRKWKNRDRDVLMFKLRIIHGLKLKEIANLMNLDLSPVTISSIVNRTLKKVKPVLLAMLKKTSGDGK, from the coding sequence ATTCTACGGTTTAATCCGACAATCAAAAAAACCATCGTCAAAACCCTGCAAAACAAAGCGCATGAAAATCCGCTGCATAAAATTACGGTCGAAGAGAGCCGTATAGATGATCTGGTGCAAGCGGTTTATCTCAAACTGGTGCAAGATAACCGGCAGGCTTTAAGAAATTTTAAGAACGACTTCGACCCATCGATTTATAGTTACCTGAGCGTTATTGCGGTGAATGTGGTGAAAGATTTTTTCCGCGAAGTCAACGCGGTCAAACGCCCTAACCTCGCGGTGTCGCTTGATGCTCTGCTGGGAGAAAACGGCGATAATGTGTTACTCGGTGAAGGCTCGCGGGTTGAAGAAAATCAATTTGCGGAAATGCTCAATGAAGAAGAGCAGGAAGCGATATTGCAATTAATCGATGAAGCGTTTCGCTTGTTGCGCAAGTGGAAAAACCGCGACCGTGATGTGTTGATGTTCAAATTGAGAATCATTCACGGTCTCAAGTTAAAAGAGATTGCCAATCTGATGAACCTTGATTTGTCGCCTGTCACCATCAGTTCAATCGTCAACCGCACTTTGAAAAAGGTGAAACCGGTTTTGCTGGCAATGTTGAAAAAGACATCAGGTGATGGCAAGTAG